A portion of the Leptospira wolbachii serovar Codice str. CDC genome contains these proteins:
- the leuB gene encoding 3-isopropylmalate dehydrogenase, giving the protein MKKVAVLAGDGIGPEVMDVALQVVKKALGNKSSEFTFEHALVGGAAIDATGFPLPEETLKLCESSSAIFFGSVGGPKWETLPPDRQPERGALLPLRKHFDLFANLRPAIIYPELKKASPIRGDIIGDGLDILILRELTSGIYFGKPKGREGSGPEEFAFDTMRYSRREIERIARTAFDAARKRNKKVTSIDKANVLTTSVLWREVVVALHKAEYSDCVLEHLYVDNAAMQLIVKPKQFDVMLCENMFGDILSDEASIITGSIGMLPSASLSESGFGLYEPSGGSAPDIAGKGIANPIAQILSGALMLRYSFGLETEAVAIENAIRTVLKKGFRTRDIAEEGTSVLGTKEIGVEIEKALG; this is encoded by the coding sequence ATGAAAAAAGTAGCTGTACTTGCCGGAGACGGGATCGGACCCGAAGTTATGGATGTGGCCCTCCAAGTGGTCAAAAAAGCATTAGGGAATAAATCATCTGAATTTACCTTCGAACATGCATTAGTTGGTGGAGCTGCCATTGATGCTACAGGATTTCCACTTCCTGAAGAAACTTTAAAACTTTGTGAATCATCAAGTGCCATATTTTTTGGATCGGTCGGTGGACCGAAATGGGAAACACTTCCTCCTGACAGACAACCAGAACGTGGTGCCCTACTCCCCTTGCGTAAACATTTTGATTTATTTGCAAACCTTAGACCTGCGATCATCTATCCAGAACTCAAAAAAGCAAGCCCCATCCGAGGGGACATCATTGGAGATGGACTCGATATTCTTATCCTAAGGGAACTTACCTCTGGAATCTACTTTGGAAAACCAAAAGGTAGAGAAGGCAGTGGGCCAGAAGAATTTGCCTTCGACACCATGAGATACTCTCGTCGGGAAATTGAACGAATCGCACGTACTGCTTTTGATGCCGCAAGAAAACGAAATAAAAAAGTCACAAGTATAGACAAAGCAAACGTTCTCACCACTTCCGTGTTATGGCGCGAAGTCGTTGTGGCCCTTCACAAAGCAGAATACTCGGATTGTGTTTTGGAACACCTTTATGTAGACAATGCAGCAATGCAGCTCATCGTAAAACCAAAACAATTCGACGTCATGCTCTGCGAAAATATGTTCGGAGATATCCTATCGGACGAAGCATCCATCATCACAGGATCTATCGGAATGTTGCCATCGGCTTCTCTTTCCGAGTCTGGATTTGGACTCTACGAACCATCTGGTGGATCGGCGCCTGACATTGCAGGCAAAGGAATCGCAAACCCAATTGCCCAAATTCTTTCCGGTGCTTTGATGTTACGGTATTCTTTTGGATTGGAAACAGAGGCCGTTGCCATTGAAAATGCCATTCGAACGGTTCTAAAGAAGGGATTCCGCACGCGAGATATTGCCGAAGAAGGCACATCCGTCCTCGGTACAAAAGAAATTGGTGTTGAAATCGAAAAGGCACTTGGATAA
- a CDS encoding phospho-sugar mutase — protein sequence MLKPEDNILSWTKSPFSSEIQNEAKKAYEDWKAVISSELVDAFAVPLTFGTGGIRGKIGNGIGKMNLYTVGRAALGFISYLRDTKKDASIVIAYDSRRLSKEFAELSAGIAAKLGVKVYIFPKVTPTPLLSYAIRYYKASGGIVITASHNPPEYNGFKAYLADGGQLVPPDDSLIIGRISNIHDWTSIPLVKKTDKEYKKFVKPVGPVVFKTYLKELKQAGILSSVKPKTRNNLGIVYSPLHGTGGDYMKEMLNFFGYKSVFLVPEQKKPDGEFPTVKYPNPEEKEALALCEFYAKKKKAATFIATDPDADRLGVGVRRTDGEYEYLNGNQIGSIMAAYLSERKKSKTKTYHLVKTIVTTDLQEAIAKKNGIKIKNVLTGFKYIAEEMKQIESKKNNIFLFGGEESYGYLPVPFVRDKDSLSSALLFVEILAEKGDLLSYLESIYLNYGLYRESLYSLTLEGSSGQDKIKKSIETLRTENLIGKTIGGRKVVGVLDYEIQKAQGKSKVSVFKGMPKSNVIQVELEGNAKLTIRPSGTEPKVKVYSSFASLKKPKKQTEIPSLWESLGKEISQAETEFLQLAGLK from the coding sequence ATGTTGAAACCAGAAGACAATATCCTATCTTGGACGAAATCACCTTTTTCATCGGAAATCCAGAATGAGGCCAAAAAGGCTTATGAAGATTGGAAGGCTGTTATCAGTTCTGAACTAGTCGATGCCTTTGCTGTCCCACTCACTTTTGGAACCGGAGGGATTCGAGGAAAGATTGGAAACGGAATTGGCAAAATGAACCTCTATACAGTAGGTCGTGCCGCTCTCGGTTTTATTAGTTATTTAAGGGATACAAAAAAAGATGCCTCTATCGTCATTGCTTACGATTCCAGAAGGCTTTCCAAAGAATTTGCAGAGCTCTCTGCAGGCATTGCTGCCAAACTGGGAGTGAAGGTTTATATTTTCCCGAAGGTAACTCCGACCCCCCTTCTCTCTTATGCGATTCGTTATTACAAAGCCAGTGGTGGAATTGTCATCACAGCTTCCCACAACCCACCAGAATACAATGGATTCAAAGCTTATCTTGCTGATGGAGGACAACTAGTTCCCCCGGATGATTCCCTCATCATAGGCAGAATTAGTAATATCCATGACTGGACTTCCATCCCACTCGTCAAAAAGACAGACAAAGAATATAAAAAATTTGTAAAACCCGTGGGCCCCGTTGTATTTAAAACCTATTTAAAAGAATTAAAACAAGCAGGGATTCTTTCTTCGGTAAAACCAAAAACAAGAAACAATTTAGGTATCGTATACTCACCGTTACATGGAACTGGTGGAGACTATATGAAAGAAATGTTAAATTTCTTTGGATACAAATCCGTATTCCTTGTTCCCGAACAAAAAAAACCTGACGGGGAATTTCCTACTGTCAAATATCCAAACCCAGAAGAAAAAGAAGCGCTCGCCTTATGTGAGTTTTACGCCAAAAAGAAAAAGGCGGCCACCTTTATCGCAACAGACCCTGATGCGGACAGACTCGGTGTAGGAGTTCGTCGTACAGACGGTGAATACGAATACCTAAATGGTAACCAGATTGGTTCCATTATGGCAGCTTACCTTTCCGAAAGAAAAAAATCTAAAACCAAAACTTACCATTTGGTAAAGACAATTGTGACTACAGACCTCCAAGAAGCCATTGCCAAAAAAAATGGAATCAAAATCAAAAACGTCCTCACCGGATTCAAATACATCGCAGAAGAGATGAAACAAATTGAATCTAAGAAAAACAACATATTCCTGTTTGGTGGGGAAGAGTCTTATGGATATTTACCCGTACCATTTGTTCGGGACAAAGACTCACTTTCGAGTGCCTTACTCTTTGTAGAAATCCTAGCGGAAAAAGGGGATCTACTTTCTTATTTAGAATCCATTTATTTAAATTACGGATTGTACCGGGAAAGTTTGTATTCTTTGACCTTGGAAGGAAGTTCGGGACAGGACAAAATCAAAAAGTCCATCGAAACACTGCGTACAGAAAACCTGATCGGAAAGACCATAGGCGGGCGAAAGGTAGTGGGAGTTCTGGATTACGAAATCCAAAAAGCGCAAGGGAAATCCAAGGTTTCCGTTTTTAAAGGTATGCCTAAATCCAATGTCATCCAAGTGGAATTAGAAGGAAATGCCAAACTTACCATTCGTCCTTCAGGAACAGAACCTAAGGTAAAAGTATATTCTAGCTTTGCCTCTCTAAAAAAACCAAAAAAACAAACTGAGATTCCAAGTCTTTGGGAATCCTTAGGGAAAGAAATTTCCCAAGCTGAAACAGAATTTTTACAACTGGCAGGACTAAAATGA
- a CDS encoding phasin-related domain-containing protein — protein sequence MEKLVMDVVNAGIALFRSGEEKLKTAVVDLEKVYNDLKSKGELDKSAESQKIRDLLSKTIEDAQGAIGKTNASYDEVLAKLQANYQSIYQQIDTAIPPQVKEKLKQTLDELKVLIEKAKSK from the coding sequence ATGGAAAAATTGGTTATGGATGTTGTGAATGCTGGAATCGCTCTGTTTCGTTCCGGTGAAGAAAAGTTAAAAACCGCAGTTGTTGATTTAGAAAAAGTTTATAATGATCTAAAATCAAAGGGAGAGTTGGACAAATCGGCTGAATCTCAAAAAATTCGCGACCTTCTCAGTAAAACGATAGAAGATGCACAAGGTGCGATTGGAAAAACTAACGCAAGTTATGATGAAGTGCTTGCTAAACTTCAAGCGAATTACCAATCCATTTATCAACAAATTGATACGGCAATTCCTCCACAAGTGAAGGAGAAGTTGAAACAAACGTTAGATGAGTTGAAAGTATTGATTGAAAAAGCAAAATCGAAATAA
- a CDS encoding Lsa36 family surface (lipo)protein yields MKLRIGILSLAFSLVFIPNGSAQAKVTCTGDACGILPTSIQSQLNSVDQALQFQYTDKVLATMSEAAVVSNINSSLMGPGIVNRFQVGLGLTLAGQQKEDINVAYQSLSFQKLPNVGASLAPNFIVAINLGWLMGGGPSDTEPELKTFLHRFNLYLHGFKFNFAQGDVQKALEAQNKNVELGGDITSGGFTLRFHIIENYSDGVGLFEFSGISMGLGLHYQRQAIDLTYNDNKTQTLTLGPAIGTWGGSTKFNYTSTVTSVPLDIRTGFRMFYFFTIFAGAGTSMNFGSSNLNLSRSGPINLALDSNAVSASLSPEIAAQIPSSALGQMKTGTLTMDLSGKAQAPNTTNFLIAGIEINALITKLTLEAIVAQNVQSVMVGAKFTF; encoded by the coding sequence ATGAAATTACGTATAGGAATCCTTTCCCTCGCATTTAGTTTGGTATTCATCCCGAATGGATCGGCCCAGGCAAAGGTGACTTGTACAGGAGATGCCTGCGGCATTCTTCCCACCAGCATTCAATCACAGCTAAATAGCGTGGACCAAGCCCTCCAATTCCAATACACAGATAAAGTGCTAGCCACAATGTCGGAAGCGGCCGTGGTATCAAACATCAACTCATCCCTTATGGGACCTGGAATTGTAAATAGATTCCAGGTAGGTCTCGGTTTAACACTTGCTGGCCAACAAAAAGAAGATATCAATGTGGCATACCAAAGTTTGAGTTTTCAAAAACTACCAAACGTTGGAGCTTCTCTTGCACCTAACTTTATTGTAGCGATCAATCTCGGATGGTTAATGGGTGGTGGACCTTCCGATACTGAACCAGAATTAAAAACCTTTCTTCACAGGTTCAACTTGTATCTTCATGGATTCAAATTTAACTTTGCGCAAGGCGACGTTCAAAAGGCTTTAGAGGCACAAAATAAAAACGTAGAATTAGGTGGGGACATTACCTCTGGTGGTTTTACTTTACGATTCCATATCATAGAAAACTATTCAGATGGGGTTGGACTTTTTGAATTTTCTGGTATCTCCATGGGACTTGGACTTCACTACCAGAGACAAGCCATAGACCTGACTTACAATGATAACAAAACGCAAACACTCACTCTCGGACCTGCTATTGGAACTTGGGGTGGTTCCACTAAGTTCAACTATACAAGCACTGTTACTAGTGTTCCCTTAGACATTCGAACCGGCTTTCGGATGTTTTACTTCTTTACGATCTTTGCTGGAGCTGGAACTTCTATGAACTTTGGAAGTTCCAATCTAAATTTATCCAGATCCGGCCCGATCAATTTAGCCTTAGATTCCAATGCTGTTTCGGCCTCTCTCTCCCCGGAAATTGCAGCTCAGATCCCCTCGTCTGCCCTTGGCCAAATGAAAACAGGAACCCTAACAATGGATTTAAGCGGAAAAGCGCAAGCACCTAACACAACAAACTTCCTTATCGCTGGAATTGAAATCAATGCTCTCATCACAAAACTCACTCTAGAAGCTATCGTGGCACAAAACGTACAATCCGTGATGGTTGGAGCAAAATTTACCTTCTAA
- a CDS encoding pyridoxal phosphate-dependent aminotransferase: protein MEPREFFIEDRLERFRLKAFCNLGESGLSHFLLEEVMDMGQISWKDLAKIPMNDSPNQGSLELRQAIADLYPGVSAEQVLVTTGTGEALYLTFHIAVPQKAKVALIWPAFQALYEIPKMLGAETIKVPHDRAFLASTWKAVDADLYIINHPHNPTGKTFSDSEWNALIAHFKEQKKTVLFDEHYRFLPGVGSLGRTGVDPKHSFYGTGSFTKCFGVTGLRVGWLVAEESFLKRARSFKDYLTHTVSPISERIALSLLQSKESFLPKIQARVRKNIQSFDSHWKDLPHTKSFTAPQGGLVGWLELESGISSEVYADRLFEKTGVFVLPGINFEEEGYLRIGFGEREDRMIEGLSRWRECTDLI, encoded by the coding sequence TTGGAACCTAGAGAATTTTTCATAGAAGACCGGTTGGAACGATTCCGCCTGAAAGCATTTTGCAATTTAGGAGAGAGTGGGCTTAGCCATTTCCTTTTGGAAGAGGTAATGGATATGGGGCAAATTTCATGGAAAGATCTTGCCAAAATTCCGATGAATGACTCACCAAACCAAGGTTCTCTCGAACTACGCCAGGCCATCGCCGATTTGTATCCCGGTGTCAGTGCAGAACAGGTACTAGTCACAACGGGAACGGGTGAGGCCTTGTACTTGACCTTCCATATCGCCGTACCACAGAAAGCAAAAGTGGCCCTCATTTGGCCAGCCTTCCAAGCTCTTTATGAAATTCCCAAAATGCTCGGGGCAGAGACCATCAAGGTTCCGCATGACAGGGCTTTTCTTGCCTCCACTTGGAAGGCGGTAGATGCTGATTTATACATCATCAACCATCCGCACAATCCGACGGGGAAAACCTTTTCTGATTCCGAATGGAATGCCCTTATTGCCCACTTTAAAGAACAAAAGAAAACGGTTCTCTTTGATGAACACTACCGGTTTTTGCCAGGTGTGGGAAGTCTTGGTCGAACGGGAGTCGATCCGAAACATTCTTTTTATGGAACGGGTTCGTTTACGAAGTGTTTTGGTGTAACAGGCCTTAGGGTGGGTTGGCTTGTGGCAGAGGAATCTTTTCTCAAACGGGCTCGCTCTTTTAAAGATTATTTGACCCACACAGTATCGCCCATCTCCGAACGGATTGCGCTCTCGCTTCTTCAGTCCAAAGAGAGTTTCCTTCCCAAAATCCAAGCCAGAGTGCGAAAGAACATTCAAAGTTTTGATTCTCATTGGAAAGATCTTCCTCATACAAAATCCTTCACAGCACCACAAGGAGGACTTGTGGGTTGGTTGGAGTTGGAGAGTGGAATTTCCTCGGAAGTTTATGCGGATCGACTTTTCGAAAAAACAGGGGTTTTTGTTTTGCCAGGAATTAATTTTGAAGAAGAAGGTTACTTACGAATTGGATTTGGAGAGAGGGAGGACCGTATGATAGAAGGCCTTTCTAGGTGGAGAGAATGTACGGATCTCATTTAA
- a CDS encoding MFS transporter, with the protein MSTSPKRIKFILFLIVFTDMMGFSLLFPLFPKTLEYFLLKGDDVLFRMFYSQANLLSFGGDTKYTFVLFGGILGSIYSFLQFIAAPVWGRLSDHSGRRAILLFTTLGNTLGYILWLFSSQFWMFVLSRVITGMMGGNLSVASAAMADQTDEKSRAAGMGFLGAGIGLGFVMGPLLGGISSQWTFLDFLYKEGSAVVFPASALFAILVSLLTVVLVFVFLPQNKPDVVPEKEIHPFLSLKKIESRNLVRISLLNLLFVLSFSGFEFVVNFFLSDTFQFSPKEIGYTFLYIGIIIILVQGGVVRRLSGKVSEKRISLYGAILVVIGMGLLVAFGRDFTGLFISLFFLAFGSALVNPGLSSFASLESGKGDLGRSLGLFRSFGSLGRAVSPVVFSLLYFQKGPSLAFFVSFVLLVGFGILLSTQKEKAT; encoded by the coding sequence ATGAGTACGTCCCCCAAACGAATCAAATTCATACTATTCCTGATTGTTTTTACGGACATGATGGGTTTTTCCCTTTTATTTCCATTGTTTCCCAAAACTTTAGAATACTTCTTACTAAAGGGTGATGATGTTCTATTCAGAATGTTCTATTCTCAAGCAAATCTTTTGTCCTTTGGCGGAGATACAAAGTATACCTTTGTATTGTTTGGTGGAATCCTCGGTAGTATTTATAGTTTTTTACAATTTATTGCGGCGCCAGTTTGGGGAAGGCTCTCTGACCATTCGGGCAGGCGTGCCATCTTGCTTTTTACCACACTTGGCAATACCTTGGGATACATCCTTTGGTTATTTTCTTCACAGTTCTGGATGTTTGTCCTCAGTCGCGTGATTACAGGAATGATGGGAGGCAACTTGTCTGTGGCATCTGCTGCCATGGCCGACCAAACGGACGAAAAATCCCGCGCGGCAGGGATGGGGTTTCTCGGTGCTGGAATTGGTCTCGGCTTTGTGATGGGTCCACTCCTTGGGGGAATCAGCTCTCAGTGGACCTTCTTAGATTTTCTTTATAAGGAAGGAAGTGCAGTTGTTTTTCCTGCATCGGCACTTTTTGCCATTTTGGTTTCTCTACTCACCGTAGTTCTTGTTTTTGTATTTTTACCGCAGAACAAACCGGATGTGGTTCCTGAAAAAGAAATCCACCCATTTTTATCTTTAAAGAAAATTGAATCCCGCAATTTGGTCAGGATTTCGCTTTTGAACTTACTATTTGTTCTTAGTTTTTCGGGATTTGAATTTGTTGTGAATTTTTTCCTGTCTGATACTTTCCAATTTTCTCCAAAAGAAATTGGATACACTTTTTTGTACATCGGTATCATCATCATACTGGTGCAAGGCGGTGTGGTCCGTAGACTTTCAGGGAAAGTTTCGGAAAAACGAATCTCTCTGTATGGAGCCATCCTTGTTGTCATTGGTATGGGGTTACTTGTAGCCTTTGGGAGAGATTTTACAGGACTTTTTATATCTTTATTCTTTTTGGCTTTTGGAAGTGCGCTCGTGAATCCAGGACTTTCTTCTTTTGCCTCGCTTGAAAGTGGGAAAGGGGATTTGGGTAGGTCTCTAGGTCTCTTCCGAAGTTTTGGTTCCCTCGGAAGAGCTGTTTCGCCAGTCGTATTCTCTTTGTTATATTTTCAAAAAGGACCTAGTTTGGCCTTCTTTGTTTCCTTTGTCCTGCTCGTTGGATTTGGAATATTACTTTCTACGCAGAAAGAGAAAGCAACTTAA
- a CDS encoding aspartate aminotransferase family protein, with product MSNETKTKFEEIKKLSDKYLLNTYNRYPISFSYGVGEMIFDQDNKGYIDFLAGIAVSNLGHGEADLIEAMRNQMDKILHSSNLYYSEEQAKLAEVIIENSIPGKVFLCNSGTEANEAAFKLMRRHGVKKNIDKPVILALHSSFHGRTLSAMTMTGNESVRTGFGELASDVYFVEANNEDSLMQAFEQYGDSVAGIIMELIIGEGGVIPLSQSFVNLARKLTEETDSLLVFDEIQTGMGRTGKMFCFEHYGMYPDAFTLAKALGSGFPIGALVVAKEFETVLERGMHGSTFGGNHLACVAAYETFKIILSRNLLDHVSTISEQMFARLKTMIESTGKIKQVRGRGLHIGVELYSESRPVVEECLKRGLVVNSTAGNVIRIIPPLILSIEKATEGLDILESVLKDMK from the coding sequence ATGAGTAACGAAACCAAAACCAAATTTGAAGAAATCAAAAAACTTTCTGATAAATACTTATTAAACACATATAACCGCTACCCCATTTCCTTTTCTTATGGCGTCGGTGAAATGATCTTTGATCAAGATAACAAAGGTTATATTGACTTTCTTGCAGGAATTGCGGTATCCAACTTGGGTCACGGGGAAGCAGATTTAATTGAAGCAATGCGTAACCAAATGGACAAAATCCTTCATTCCTCGAACCTCTATTACTCAGAAGAACAAGCAAAACTTGCCGAAGTCATTATCGAAAATAGCATTCCTGGAAAAGTATTTTTATGTAATTCGGGAACCGAAGCAAACGAAGCTGCCTTCAAACTCATGCGTAGACATGGAGTGAAAAAAAATATCGACAAACCGGTCATCCTTGCCCTCCACTCTAGCTTTCATGGCAGAACTCTTTCTGCGATGACGATGACTGGCAATGAATCCGTTCGTACTGGATTTGGTGAACTCGCCTCTGATGTATACTTTGTAGAAGCCAATAACGAAGACTCCCTCATGCAAGCCTTTGAACAATACGGCGACTCCGTTGCCGGTATTATCATGGAGCTAATTATTGGCGAAGGTGGAGTCATTCCTCTTAGCCAATCCTTTGTGAACTTAGCGCGTAAACTCACAGAAGAAACAGACTCACTCCTAGTATTTGATGAGATCCAAACGGGTATGGGACGAACAGGAAAGATGTTTTGTTTTGAACATTACGGAATGTATCCCGATGCTTTTACTCTTGCCAAAGCATTAGGTTCTGGATTTCCAATCGGAGCTCTCGTTGTAGCCAAAGAATTCGAGACCGTTTTAGAACGGGGAATGCATGGATCTACGTTTGGCGGAAATCATTTGGCTTGTGTAGCGGCTTACGAAACTTTCAAAATCATTTTGTCTCGTAATTTACTTGATCATGTATCCACGATTTCAGAGCAAATGTTTGCAAGGCTGAAAACTATGATTGAATCTACGGGAAAAATCAAACAAGTGAGAGGACGTGGTTTACATATTGGTGTGGAATTGTATTCCGAATCCAGACCCGTTGTTGAAGAGTGTTTGAAACGTGGCCTTGTTGTGAATAGTACAGCAGGAAACGTAATTAGAATTATACCTCCACTCATCTTAAGCATAGAAAAAGCAACAGAAGGATTGGATATTTTAGAATCAGTATTAAAGGATATGAAATGA
- a CDS encoding CBS domain-containing protein has translation MSVKDILKDKASSVLSIEEDKNVLEATQMMVGAKVGSLIVTFQGKLVGIFTERDLMRVVAKDHTNLDKIKLKDVMTTQLTVAGPDEDVDDILNNMITKRFRHMPVLDGDKIIGLISIGDAVKTKLTRTQAEMSILREYMYGPH, from the coding sequence ATGTCCGTAAAAGATATTTTAAAAGACAAAGCGTCCTCTGTTCTTTCCATCGAAGAAGATAAAAATGTTTTGGAAGCCACTCAGATGATGGTTGGTGCCAAAGTCGGATCTCTTATTGTTACCTTTCAAGGGAAACTTGTGGGAATTTTTACGGAACGAGATTTGATGCGCGTGGTTGCCAAAGACCATACGAACTTGGACAAAATTAAACTGAAAGATGTGATGACCACACAACTTACTGTAGCCGGTCCTGATGAAGATGTGGATGACATTCTCAACAACATGATTACCAAAAGGTTTCGGCACATGCCTGTTCTTGATGGAGACAAAATCATTGGACTCATCTCTATTGGAGATGCGGTGAAAACAAAATTAACAAGAACCCAAGCTGAGATGAGTATACTCCGAGAGTATATGTACGGACCGCACTAA
- the hemW gene encoding radical SAM family heme chaperone HemW, with translation MELLDKQSIWQVRNSYLGVYVHFPYCFKKCDYCDFYSEGIGPSPANDEKSLFQSYQKEILERTKHFPEIKNRTIDTVFFGGGTPSKASSESWKELLGFLRSEFAFAEDTEISIEVNPEDLSEKLLEEYHSLGINRVNVGVQTFEPKGLEFLGRHYDRERYDSLVNVLTHSPIKRVGIDLMYGIPEVSQDSFYRDLNLFLQAGLPHLSLYSLTLEKGTQYSRDVTDHKKKEPEENIQSDILTNLPVLLKKHGYLWYEVSNYAKPGFESKHNLKYWTYEPYLGIGPGAHGMIEGHRYGNPRNSSLYQKKQTNTKYEPADPSTELSLTLFRLFSPFRYLDFIDAYLDAGAKDKYLRTIEGWEKKGLCSIESGVFQWKPAALLLLDDLILEISL, from the coding sequence ATGGAACTATTAGACAAACAATCCATCTGGCAAGTCCGAAATTCTTATTTGGGAGTCTATGTCCACTTTCCCTATTGTTTCAAAAAATGTGACTATTGTGATTTTTATTCTGAAGGAATTGGTCCATCACCAGCTAACGATGAGAAGTCGTTATTCCAATCGTATCAAAAAGAAATCTTGGAAAGGACAAAGCATTTTCCAGAGATAAAAAACCGCACCATCGATACAGTTTTTTTTGGTGGCGGTACTCCTTCCAAGGCCTCTTCCGAAAGTTGGAAAGAACTTCTGGGTTTCCTTCGTTCCGAGTTTGCATTTGCAGAAGATACGGAAATTTCTATTGAAGTCAATCCAGAAGATTTAAGTGAAAAACTTTTGGAGGAATACCATTCCCTGGGAATCAACCGGGTGAACGTGGGAGTCCAAACCTTCGAACCAAAGGGGTTGGAATTTCTGGGTCGCCATTATGATCGTGAGCGTTACGACTCTCTTGTCAATGTTCTCACTCATTCCCCCATTAAACGCGTAGGAATTGATTTGATGTATGGAATTCCAGAAGTCTCGCAAGATTCATTTTATAGAGATTTAAACCTATTTTTACAGGCCGGTCTCCCCCATTTGAGTTTATATTCCTTAACTTTAGAAAAGGGAACCCAGTATTCTCGGGATGTAACGGATCATAAAAAGAAAGAACCAGAAGAAAACATCCAATCGGATATACTTACCAACTTACCTGTGTTACTGAAGAAACATGGTTACCTTTGGTATGAAGTTTCCAATTATGCTAAACCAGGATTTGAATCTAAACACAACTTGAAATATTGGACCTATGAACCTTATCTGGGCATTGGACCTGGGGCACATGGAATGATCGAAGGGCATAGGTATGGCAATCCCAGAAATTCTAGTCTGTATCAGAAAAAACAAACAAACACAAAGTATGAACCGGCAGATCCATCTACAGAACTTAGCCTTACATTGTTTCGATTGTTTTCCCCTTTTCGGTATTTGGATTTCATAGATGCCTATTTGGATGCAGGGGCAAAAGATAAATACTTAAGAACCATTGAAGGTTGGGAAAAAAAAGGCCTTTGTTCGATAGAATCGGGAGTGTTTCAGTGGAAACCTGCGGCATTACTCTTGTTAGATGATCTAATCTTAGAAATTTCACTCTAA
- a CDS encoding ribonuclease H-like domain-containing protein has protein sequence MYGSHLKSSLQLFPGIGEKKEKQLFGVGVYNWESLIQYQKQKNDPLLPSVSILLERLNELEDQLSEANFNFFTAELPSLEYWRLWQNFPERFCFLDIETTGISESSVTTVVSIYQNHRMITFERGKDLEFLFDSLSPDDILVTYNGKRFDVPFLEREFRYRVKNPQLDLMNLLHSIGIKGGLKKSEIQLGLVRPDEIAGMDGRQAPLLWFEYQRTNNLEALEKLIAYNREDTKNLEIVLEKTIDRLTENRLF, from the coding sequence ATGTACGGATCTCATTTAAAATCAAGTCTCCAGCTGTTTCCAGGAATTGGAGAAAAAAAAGAGAAACAACTGTTTGGCGTTGGTGTGTACAATTGGGAATCACTCATCCAATACCAAAAACAAAAAAATGATCCTCTTCTTCCTTCTGTTTCTATTTTATTAGAACGACTTAACGAATTGGAAGACCAATTGTCCGAAGCGAATTTTAATTTTTTTACTGCTGAACTTCCGAGTTTAGAGTATTGGAGGTTATGGCAAAACTTCCCCGAACGATTTTGTTTTTTAGATATTGAAACCACAGGAATTTCCGAGTCATCAGTTACAACGGTGGTGAGTATTTACCAAAATCACAGAATGATCACCTTTGAACGGGGAAAAGATCTTGAGTTTCTTTTTGATTCCCTCTCACCTGATGACATCCTTGTCACTTACAACGGGAAACGATTTGATGTTCCTTTTTTAGAAAGGGAATTTCGTTACCGAGTGAAAAACCCTCAATTGGATTTAATGAATCTATTACATTCGATTGGAATCAAGGGGGGGCTTAAAAAATCAGAAATCCAACTGGGACTCGTTCGTCCCGATGAGATTGCTGGAATGGATGGAAGACAGGCTCCACTCCTTTGGTTTGAATACCAACGAACCAATAACTTAGAAGCCTTGGAAAAACTCATCGCGTATAACAGAGAGGATACAAAAAACCTGGAAATTGTATTAGAAAAAACAATCGATAGGCTTACAGAGAACCGTTTGTTTTAG